Part of the Catalinimonas alkaloidigena genome is shown below.
TTCTTTTCGGTTGGATCTTCCATATCCTCTGTGCCTTCAATCACCGGAATGATGGGAAGGTCAAAATGCTTGGCAAAACGAAAATCACGATCATCAGAAGAGGGTACTGCCATGACAACCCCAGTGCCGTAACCGGCTAGTACGTAATCTGCAACCCAAAGCTGTATTTCTTCTCCATTGATAGGATTGATGACATAACTGCCGGTGAATACTCCTGAAACGGTTTTGACATCTGCCATACGATCTCTTTCAGATCTGTTTTTGGCGATTTCTACATAAGCTTCTACTTCAGCTTTGTGTTCTTTGGTAGTCAGTTGTTCAATTAACTCATGTTCTGGGGCAAGGGTAACATAGGTCACGCCATAAATAGTGTCAGAGCGTGTTGTGAAAGCGGTAAGGACGATATCACTATCTTTTACTTTAAAGTCCAGTTCACACCCAAAAGATTTCCCTATCCAGTTACGCTGCATTTCTTTGAGTGAGTCTGACCACTGTATAGTCTCCAGTCCAGCTAATAAGCGATCCGCATAAGCGGTGATGCGCATCATCCACTGACGCATCTTACGTCGCTCAACAGGATACCCCCCACGTTCTGAAAATCCGTCTTTTACCTCATCATTAGCCAATACAGTACCCAGTTCAGGACACCAGTTTACCACAGTGTCTGACACATAAGTGAGGCGGTAGTTCAGTAAAATTAATTGCTGTTTCTGCTCATCCATCTGCTGCCATTCCTCAGCATTAAAAGTAGGAGTATCTTCATCACAAGCCGCGCTTACGTTTTGGTTACCTTCTTTCTCAAATCTGCTAAGGAGTTCTTCAATAGGTTCTGCCCTGTCTGTTTCCTGATTGTACCAGCTGTGAAAAAGCTGAAGAAAAATCCACTGCGTCCACTTATAGTATGCCGGATCACAGGTTTGCACTTCTTTATCCCAGTCAAAAGAAAAGCCTATATTATCAAGCTGCTCTTTATAGCGTTTGATATTGTTTTCTGTAGTAATAGCAGGATGCTGACCGGTCTGTATGGCATATTGCTCAGCAGGAAGTCCAAAAGCATCAAAGCCCATCGGGTGAAGTACATTGTAGCCTTTCAGGCGCTTATAGCGAGATACTATATCAGAAGCAATATAGCCTAGAGGATGACCAACATGTAAACCTGCTCCAGAAGGGTAGGGGAACATATCCAGCACATAATATTTAGGCTTGCTGGTATCTACATTAACTTTGTAAATCTCTTTTTCTTTCCAGTATTTCTGCCACTTTTTTTCAATCTCACGAAAATCGTATTCAGCCATTACTACGGTTATTTACTTTATATGATAAGTCCGACAAAATTAGAATAATTCGCTAAGAATGTGCACCCGCATTCAAAAAAACAATCAATTTACACGATTAAACATCTTGTCAGTCAATTGTAATTTCTTTGTGTTTTTGTTTCCAGTAATCAGAAAGACGTGCTACAAATTGTTCGGGTGATTCAGAGAGAATTTTCTTACCCAGTGGTTTGGCTAATGATTGGAGTTTTTTTCGTTTTTCGCTCATGATAGAAAAAAGTGCCGCTTCTTCGTCTTTGTTTTCTAAGTTCATACTTTCCGCATAAGTTCGCAAAACTGCTAAATCGTGATCTTCGCCCAGGTAATCTGTGAGCTGATGCAATTCTTTTTCCAATGCTTTCATGGGCTTCTTCCAGATATGCCTTAAAAAACCTATTTCGTAGCGCAGGTATTTACTACGTTTTCTCCACTCATGGAAATTTTCAGTAGTGGGCTTTTTGATGGCTTTTTTCATAGCCTTCTGACATTTGCCGTATGTAATAGCAATGCCTTTAGAAAAAGCAGAAAAGTCATCATTTTTAATTTTCCACCTGGCATGAACCGTTTCTCCCTCTTTCAAATCTTCAAGCAATTTATCCAAAAGTTTCTCCTGATTAATTTGAATCCTGCTGATAGCTGCTTTGCGAGAAGTAAGGTGATTCTTAATGTGTTGGATGGTTTGACCACATAGAGCCTGGTCAACTTCTTCATTGATTTTATTAACGGTATCTAACATAGCAGAAACATCTCTCTCTCCTGAAATTTTACGTGCTATGTCACGATAGTACTTATTGGTACTACGATATTTTTTGTTGCCTATTTCTCCACGAAATAAACGGCTGAAAGCCCGCATTTTTTTCATGGTCTTACGTGCTTCATGAATTGCTTGATGAGGGTCGTCATTCTGCAAAGAGGCTCGACATTCATCCAAAAAACTTTGTAGGATACGTTCAGCATTTGAAGGGACAGTCTCTTTGGGATCAATTCTTAAGCTCATAATAGGGTTAGGTAATGTTCAATAGAAATACTATAAATGAAATATAATAAATGTAGTATAAATATTTTGATGCTAGGGTTAAAGCCCTATAACTTTTAACAAAAACGCATATTCAAAAGCTATTTCTTTAAGGTATTCATACCGCCCGGAAGAACCTCCGTGTCCAGCATCCATATTGGTCTTAAGCAGCAGCAGGTTATCGTCAGTTTTCAGCGCTCTTAGCTTTGCTGCCCATTTGGCAGGTTCCCAATAGCTTACGCGGGGGTCATTGAGTCCAGCAGTGATGAGGATGTGAGGGTATGCTTTTGGACTTACATTGTCATACGGTGAATAAGATCTGATGTACTCAAAAGAGCTTTTATCCTGCGGGTTGCCCCATTCTTCATACTCAGTTACGGTCAGTGGGAGGTTCGGATCAAGCATAGTATTCAGTACATCAACAAAGGGAACTTTAGCCACAATCGCATTGAAAAGCTCTGGTCTTAAATTGATGACTGCACCCAGTAACAATCCGCCAGCGCTTCCCCCGATTGCACAAAGGTGTTCAACATCAGTATATCTTTTATCAATAAGATGTTTTGCACATGCGATAAAATCATAGAAGCTGGTTTTCTTCTTCAACAGTTTACCTGATTTATACCACTCTTCACCCATATCCGCGCCGCCTCTAATATGTGCGATAGCGAAGATAAATCCTCTGTCTAGTAAGCTAATCCGATTTGCATTAAAGTAGGGTTCTGAGTTGATGCCATATGCTCCGTAGCCATACAGGAGTAAAGGGTTTATGGATTGAGGGTTGATATCTTTTTTGTAGACTAAAGAGATAGGCACCCTCGTCCCATCCTCTGATCGTGCAAAAATTCTCTCAGAAGTATACTGCTGTTCGTCATAACCTCCAGCAACTTCGGTTTGCTTAACCATTATTTTTTCACGCTTCTGCATTTCATAGTCATAGACAGTGTTGGGCTTCAGCAGTGAAGTATAATGGAAACGCAGTGTAGTGGTTTTGAAAGTAGGGTTATTGCCACCAAAAACATAAAAGGCAGGCTCGTCATAGGTTATCTGATGGGTATTGAGAGGATCGATAAGGTCAAGCACTTTAATCTGGGTTAGCCCATCAACTCTTTCGTAAATGGCCAGGTGGTTTTCAAATTCATCAATCCCTTCAATTTTAATTGTTGGGTCATAGGGGATCACCTCAGTCCACTGACTTTTATCATGGGCATCCACTGATGCTTTCATTAGCCTGAAATTGGTAGCATTCCAGTTTGT
Proteins encoded:
- a CDS encoding S9 family peptidase gives rise to the protein MKQFPIAPQKASVKKVHNIPIIDNYAWLQEKENPDVIAYLNAENAYAREVMKHQKKTEQQLYDEMKSRIVPDDQSAPVRIDDYYYYSRTEANKDYRIYCRKFGSLKAKEEVLLDSNHLAEGHDYFHLGIFEVSPDHKTLAYAIDTDGSEQYRLYFKNLHDHTIMVDQLNNISDSAAWAMDFQTLFYVVLDDTMRPYQVKKHILGTRPEDDLVVFEEADERFFVSISLSKNQKYLLIDIGSKITTEVRILPAHQPEGTFIVFNPREEHHEYEIHPHHDDFYIRTNWNATNFRLMKASVDAHDKSQWTEVIPYDPTIKIEGIDEFENHLAIYERVDGLTQIKVLDLIDPLNTHQITYDEPAFYVFGGNNPTFKTTTLRFHYTSLLKPNTVYDYEMQKREKIMVKQTEVAGGYDEQQYTSERIFARSEDGTRVPISLVYKKDINPQSINPLLLYGYGAYGINSEPYFNANRISLLDRGFIFAIAHIRGGADMGEEWYKSGKLLKKKTSFYDFIACAKHLIDKRYTDVEHLCAIGGSAGGLLLGAVINLRPELFNAIVAKVPFVDVLNTMLDPNLPLTVTEYEEWGNPQDKSSFEYIRSYSPYDNVSPKAYPHILITAGLNDPRVSYWEPAKWAAKLRALKTDDNLLLLKTNMDAGHGGSSGRYEYLKEIAFEYAFLLKVIGL
- a CDS encoding CHAD domain-containing protein: MSLRIDPKETVPSNAERILQSFLDECRASLQNDDPHQAIHEARKTMKKMRAFSRLFRGEIGNKKYRSTNKYYRDIARKISGERDVSAMLDTVNKINEEVDQALCGQTIQHIKNHLTSRKAAISRIQINQEKLLDKLLEDLKEGETVHARWKIKNDDFSAFSKGIAITYGKCQKAMKKAIKKPTTENFHEWRKRSKYLRYEIGFLRHIWKKPMKALEKELHQLTDYLGEDHDLAVLRTYAESMNLENKDEEAALFSIMSEKRKKLQSLAKPLGKKILSESPEQFVARLSDYWKQKHKEITID